The following are encoded in a window of Phragmites australis chromosome 22, lpPhrAust1.1, whole genome shotgun sequence genomic DNA:
- the LOC133904852 gene encoding sucrose transport protein SUT2-like has translation MPPRPQTAVAPPGRKVPLRKLLRAASVACGVQFGWALQLSLLTPYVQELGIPHAFASLVWLCGPLSGLLVQPLVGHLSDRIAPAASPLGRRRPFIAAGAATIAIAVLTVGFSADLGRLFGDNITPGSTRLGAICVYLVGFWLLDVGNNSTQGPCRALLADLTENDPRRTRIANAYFSLFMALGNILGYATGAYSGWYWIFPFTITPSCSISCANLKSAFLLDIIILVVTTYITVASVQEPQSFGSDEAEHPSNEEEAFLWELFGSFRYFTLPVWMVFIVTALTWIGWFPFILFDTDWMGREIYRGSPDNPGENQRYHDGVRMGSFGLMLNSVLLGFTSVVLEKLCRKWGAGLVWGVSNILMALCFVAMLVITYVAKNMDYPPSGVPPTGIVIASLVIFTILGAPLAITYSIPYAMAASRVENLGLGQGLAMGILNLAIVIPQVIVSLGSGPWDQLFGGGNAPAFAVAAGASFIGGLVAILGLPRGRIASSRRRGGTQR, from the exons atGCCGCCGCGGCCGCAGACGGCGGTGGCGCCCCCGGGGCGCAAGGTGCCCCTCCGCAAGCTGCTCCGGGCAGCGTCGGTGGCGTGCGGCGTGCAGTTCGGGTGGGCGCTGCAGCTGTCCCTTCTGACGCCCTACGTGCAGGAGCTGGGCATCCCTCACGCCTTCGCCAGCCTCGTCTGGCTCTGCGGGCCACTCTCCGGCCTCCTCGTCCAGCCCCTCGTCGGCCACCTCTCCGACCGCATCGCCCCCGCCGCGTCCCCGctcggccgccgccggcccTTCATCGCAGCAGGCGCAGCCACCATCGCCATCGCAGTCCTCACCGTCGGCTTCTCCGCAGACCTCGGCCGCCTCTTCGGCGACAACATCACCCCGGGCTCCACACGCCTCGGCGCCATCTGCGTCTACCTCGTCGGCTTCTGGCTGCTCGACGTCGGCAACAACTCCACGCAGGGGCCCTGCAGGGCCTTACTCGCAGACCTCACCG AGAATGACCCAAGGAGGACTCGGATTGCTAATGCGTACTTTTCACTCTTCATGGCCCTGGGAAACATACTCGGATATGCCACTGGAGCATACAGTGGCTGGTATTGGATATTTCCTTTCACTATTACTCCATCCTGCAGCATCAGTTGTGCCAATCTCAAGTCTGCCTTTCTTCTTGATATTATTATTTTGGTGGTCACTACATACATTACTGTAGCGTCAGTGCAAGAGCCTCAATCTTTTGGAAGTGATGAAGCAGAACATCCAAGCAACGAAGAGGAAGCTTTTCTCTGGGAACTCTTTGGGTCATTCAGATACTTTACATTACCAGTTTGGATGGTTTTTATTGTCACTGCCCTTACATGGATTGGATGGTTTCCTTTTATCCTCTTTGATACCGATTGGATGGGCCGAGAGATCTACCGAGGAAGCCCAGACAACCCCGGAGAGAATCAAAGGTACCATGATGGTGTAAGAATGGGTTCTTTTGGTCTAATGCTGAACTCAGTCCTTCTGGGATTCACCTCTGTTGTACTAGAAAAGTTATGTAGGAAGTGGGGAGCTGGACTAGTATGGGGTGTCTCCAATATCCTAATGGCTTTGTGCTTTGTGGCAATGCTTGTAATTACATATGTCGCAAAGAACATGGATTATCCACCCAGTGGAGTACCTCCAACCGGTATTGTCATTGCTTCACTGGTGATTTTTACAATTCTAGGAGCACCACTGGCA ATCACATACAGTATACCATATGCAATGGCTGCTAGTCGTGTTGAAAATCTGGGTCTTGGCCAAG GTCTAGCAATGGGCATTCTCAATTTAGCTATTGTCATACCACAG GTTATTGTGTCACTTGGTAGTGGGCCGTGGGATCAACTCTTTGGCGGTGGAAATGCTCCGGCTTTTGCGGTGGCAGCCGGTGCGTCTTTCATCGGTGGACTGGTAGCTATTCTGGGGCTTCCGCGAGGGCGCATTGCATCGTCGAGGAGGAGAGGTGGGACACAACGATAA